The genomic stretch TTTTCTGATGGAGAAATTTCAGTAGAAATTACTGAAAATGTTCGTGGTAAAGACGTATTTATCGTTCAGCCTACTTGTGCTCCTACCAATGATAACCTTATGGAAATCTTGGTTATGGCAGATGCATTGCGTCGTGCAAGTGCTGGTCGTATTACCGCTGTTATCCCTTATTTTGGTTATGCTCGCCAAGACCGTCGTCCACGTTCTGCACGTGTGCCGATTACAGCTAAAGTTGTCGCAGACATGCTTACCACTGTTGGTATTGACCGTGTCGTGATGATCGACTTACATGCTGACCAAATTCAAGGTTTCTTCGATATTCCAGTCGACAACATCTACGGTACTCCTGCTTTGCTTGCTGACTTACGTCAACAACAACATGACAACCTTATGGTGGTTTCTCCTGACGTTGGTGGTGTAGTACGTGCGCGTGCTGTTGCCAAACAGATGGGTGACATCGATTTAGCAATTATTGATAAACGTCGTCAAAAAGCCAATGAGTCGCAAGTTATGCACTTAATTGGTGACGTAAAAGATCGTGATTGCGTTATCGTAGACGATATGGTTGATACTGCTGGTACATTGTGTAAAGCAGCTGATGCGCTTAAGCAATTTGGTGCACGTCGTGTAGTTGCGTATGCAACTCACCCTGTACTATCGGGTAAGGCTATTGAAAACTTACGTAATTCAGTTATTGATGAACTGGTTGTGACTGACACCATTCCTCTTTCTGAAGAAGCATTGACCTTAGGCAAGATCCGTCAGGTTTCTGTTGCTAGCATGGTTGCTGAAACGATTCGTCGTATTAATAACGAAGAGTCTATCAGTGCAATGTTCGATAGTTTATAATATTGCAGCTTTCTATAAACCCTAGCCTTGGCTGGGGTTTTCTATCACTAAACTGGTCGCAAGTTTAGTCTTTTAAACTTTAATGAGGATTTACTCATGGCAAACTTCGTATTAAACGCTCAAGCGCGTGCTGAAGACAAACAAGGGAAAGGTGCGAGCCGCCGCCTTCGTCGCGAAGCTTTAATTCCAGCTATCATTTATGGTGGCAACGCTGAGCCTGTAACTGTTACTTTAGAACTTCGTGAGCTTGTAAAAGCTTTAGAAAGCAATGCTTTCTTTGAAGAAGTTGTAGAAATCAAAGTGGGCGACAAAGTTGAAAACGTTAAAATCCAAGCGTTACAACGTCACCCATCTAAAAACACTCCTATGCACGCTGACTTCAAACGCGCATAAGTGTTTAAAGGCGTAGATTAGTGTCAAATATTTCGCTAATTGTTGGTTTGGGCAATCCTGGTTCAGAATATGCCCAAACCCGCCATAATGCAGGTTTTTGGTTCATTGAACAGCTTGCAGACAAATATGGCATTACATTAAAAAATGATCCGAAATTTCACGGAATCAGTGGACGTGGTAATATAGAAGGACACGATGTCCGTCTACTTCTACCCACTACATTTATGAACCGTTCTGGACAAAGTGTGGTTCCATTTGCAAAATTTTATCAAATTGCTCCTGAAGCAATTTTGATTGCTCATGATGAACTTGATATGAACCCTGGTGTGATTCGTCTTAAAACAGGCGGTGGTCACGGTGGTCATAACGGTTTACGTGACATTGTCCCTCATATTGGTCCAAATTTTCACCGTTTACGTATTGGGATCGGACATCCTGGCTCGAAAGAGAGAGTTTCAGGTCACGTACTTGGAAAAGCTCCAAGTAGTGAACAAAGTCTAATGGATGCAGCAATTGATCATGCCCTTTCTAAAGTGAAGCTACTTGTTCAAGGACAAGTTCCACAGGCCATGAATCAAATTAATGCATATAAACCCACTTAAATTGTTGAACAATCATGCTTGCTATCTTGCTTTTTTAGGAGCAAAATGCGCATCAGCCACTTTGCCAACCGCAAAAGCTAAAGATTTCACCATAAGATCTACATCTTAGGTCTACTCAGGAGACGCTAGCCATGCTATCTCGTTTATTAAAATGCAAAATTCACCGTGCAGTTGTAACCCATGCTGAACTTCACTATGAAGGTTCTTGTGCAATTGATGGCGTATTGATGGACTTAGCTGGTATTCGTGAATATGAAGAAATT from Acinetobacter pittii encodes the following:
- the prs gene encoding ribose-phosphate pyrophosphokinase, whose amino-acid sequence is MPNLVVFSGNAHPQFAQKVVSHLHIPLGAASVGHFSDGEISVEITENVRGKDVFIVQPTCAPTNDNLMEILVMADALRRASAGRITAVIPYFGYARQDRRPRSARVPITAKVVADMLTTVGIDRVVMIDLHADQIQGFFDIPVDNIYGTPALLADLRQQQHDNLMVVSPDVGGVVRARAVAKQMGDIDLAIIDKRRQKANESQVMHLIGDVKDRDCVIVDDMVDTAGTLCKAADALKQFGARRVVAYATHPVLSGKAIENLRNSVIDELVVTDTIPLSEEALTLGKIRQVSVASMVAETIRRINNEESISAMFDSL
- the rplY gene encoding 50S ribosomal protein L25: MANFVLNAQARAEDKQGKGASRRLRREALIPAIIYGGNAEPVTVTLELRELVKALESNAFFEEVVEIKVGDKVENVKIQALQRHPSKNTPMHADFKRA
- the pth gene encoding aminoacyl-tRNA hydrolase, translating into MSNISLIVGLGNPGSEYAQTRHNAGFWFIEQLADKYGITLKNDPKFHGISGRGNIEGHDVRLLLPTTFMNRSGQSVVPFAKFYQIAPEAILIAHDELDMNPGVIRLKTGGGHGGHNGLRDIVPHIGPNFHRLRIGIGHPGSKERVSGHVLGKAPSSEQSLMDAAIDHALSKVKLLVQGQVPQAMNQINAYKPT